Sequence from the Aquimarina sp. Aq107 genome:
AGTCTTTATATTTTTATGAATTTTGCCTCGCATTGAACTCGCTTCTTTTCCAACAGCGATTATTTTTCCTGTAATTTTATTTACTGCTATTACTGAGGGTGCATCTATTGCTATTTTACCTTTATGAGTTATTAATGTGTTAGTTGTACCAAGATCTACGGCTATCTTATTGGTTAAGAAATCAAAAAAGCCCATGTTTGTGTGTTAAGTTAGTATCGATTAGCATTGTATAAATAAATCATTCGCTACAATGATGTTATACATTTGGGTTGCTAATTCATTATAACTCTGATATACATATTATATTGTTAGATGTATTTTAAAACACTGATATTCAACCACATGTGTTTTATTGTATTTTGACCTGTACTATTAATCAAATAATTTAATATATGATGTACTATGTATATATCTGTACTTATAAAGTTAATATTTGGTTCATTCTTGATGGTCTTATCCGTTTTATTTGATGTCTTATAAAATTTTTGTCGCTAACTATCGTTTTCCAGATAGTTTCTTTTATTTTTGCTGCTAATGATGCGTAGATATATATTTTTGGTAATCATTTTTTTTACCACATTAACCTATTCACAGATAGGAGGTAGGTATACTTATCAATTCTTGAATTTGGTTTCTTCGCCAAAACAGGCTGCGCTTGGTGGTAAGTATGTTACTGGTTATAATATGGACCCTACTTCGGCGATGCTTAATCCAGCTACGATTAATATCGAAATGGATAATCAATTATCTATAAATTATGTGAATTATATTGCTGATGTTAATTATGGATCAGTATCATACGCAAAAGCATTCGGAGAAAAACAAAGAGTATTTCATGCTGGAATTACTTATATCAATTATGGTAAGTTTGATGGATTTGATGAGTTTGGAAATGAAACTGGTGATTTTGGTGCTGGAGAAGTAGCAATTTCAGTTGGATACGGATATACAATTCCTAATTCAAATTTTCATGTTGGTGCGAGTGGTAAATTTATCTCTTCCAAATTAGAAGAATACACTTCTTTAGGAGGCGCGCTGGATTTAGGTTTGATTTATCATAATCCAGAATCAAAGTTTGATTTTGGTTTTGCGGTTCGTAATCTTGGAACCCAATTTACTACATATGACAATACTAGAGAGGACTTACCTTTATCTGTAGATATGGGAATTGCTCAAACTCTAAAAAATGTACCTATTAGATGGAATTTTACATTAGAAAATCTTCAGGTTTGGGATGTTGCTTTTAGAAATCCAGCTAGAGATATTACAGATCTCGAGGGAAATGTAGAGGCCGATGATCCTAGTTTTGTAAATAATGCGTTACGCCACGTTGTAGTAGGGTTAGAGTTTTTTCCTGAAAGTGGTTTCAATATTCGTTTAGGATATAATTTTAGAAGATCAGAAGAATTGAGAATAGAAGATCAAAGGTCTTTTGCTGGACTAAGTGGTGGTTTTTCTTTAAAATTAGGGAAGTTTAGGTTTGCCTATTCATATGCCCGTTATAATTCGGCGGCTTCGTCCAGTACTTTTGGTGTTAATGTAAATCTTCAATAGTGAATCACAAAATAATAATAGCAATAGACGGGTATTCTTCAACTGGTAAAAGTACAGTTGCAAGACAATTAGCAAGGGAATTAGGATATATATATGTTGACACAGGTGCGATGTATCGCGCTGTTACATTGTATGCTATGAATCAAGGTTATATTGATGAAAATACTTTTGATAAAGATGCCTTGATTCAAAACCTTCATTTGATTAATATCAGGTTCGAAGTTAGTGCTATTACTGGTTTAGCTGAAGTGTTTTTGAATGATGTTAATGTCGAAAAAGAAATTAGAACACTTAAGGTTTCTAGACAAGTGAGTCCTGTAGCTGCAATATCTTCTGTTCGAAGAAAGTTAGTTGAGCAACAACAACTAATGGGGAAAAATAGAGGTATTGTAATGGATGGAAGAGATATTGGTACTGTCGTTTTTCCTAATGCAGAATTAAAGTTATTTATGACTGCTACCTCCAAAGATAGGGCAGAAAGAAGATATAAAGAGCTTATAGAACGCGGAGAAGATGTTACTTATGAGGATGTTTTGAAAAATGTAGTTAATAGAGATCATATTGATAGTACAAGAAAAGACTCTCCATTGCGTAAAGCTGAAGATGCAATAGAAATTGATAACTCAAATCTTACACTTGTTGAACAGTTTGAGCAAATCCTTACTATTGCTAAAAAAGCAATTGCTAAAGAGAAAAAATAATATCCTTTTCTATGTAACTATAAATAAAAAGTAACAATTAGTAAGCGTTAACTTCTCTTAGTTCGTAGAATAACATTTTTCCTTTAGTCCATTCTATCAATTCCTTTGATGTATCTGCTTTCTTTACTAAAATAACTCTGTTTAAAATAAGAATTTTATCCTTGATCTTATATCTTAACGGTATTGTAGTATCAGAAACTGCATATAAGGGAGTTTCTTTTATTATTTGATATTCCTTTCCATTATTCAATACAACAGTTTTTTTAGACTCATAAATTATATTAGTTTTGGATAAAACTTGCCCATAGCCAGATATAGCAACTGCTAGAAAAAATAAAAATAAAATCGACTTCATAATTATTCGATAGTTTTAGCGGGGCATTTTTACGGTAAAACCTCAAATTTACACATTTTTTTATTCTATGAAAGTATTTTCTTATAAAGACAAAAAAAAGACCGCTTCAAAAGCGATCTTTTTAATATATGTGTTATAACGTTTATCTAATCTATAGATTTGGGATAATTAATTCTTGATCTGGGTGAATTACATCGGGATTCTTTAGAATATGTGTGTTCGCAGCAAAAATTTCTTTGTACTTCATAGGATCCTTGTAGTAATGCTTTGCAATTTTACTTAATGATTCACCACTTTTTACAGTATGTCTATGATATACCGAACCATCTGCTACGTCAATGTCAGCTACAATATCAGATGGAGCTTCGCCACCGATTTCTTTTATTTTATCCCAAAGTTGATTTTTCTCATATTGAGTATTAGCAGTTCCCTTTACTTTAAGAACCCCATTTTCTTCGGATACATCACCATTTTGGATATTTAATTCTTGTCCTAAATCCAAAACGTCTTGATATTTTGCTTTAACCATAACTGAGTTGATTTTTTAAATTATTAATTAGATTTACTCAAATATAATAATTTATAAAGTTGATTTTATACTATTTACTCATTAAAAAACATCTTATTATCGATGAAATACATAATTTATCTATATTCGAATACTTTTAAATAATTATCAATATGTTTAGAAAACGATACTATTACCTTATTCAACTACAATATTTAGGTTTTAGATATCATGGGTGGCAAAAGCAGCCTAATGTGAATACGCTACAAAGAATGGTAGAACGAACCATTAATTATGTCTTAGAGACAAAGGATTTCAAAGTATTAGCGGCTGGACGAACGGATGCAAAGGTATCTGCAAATGAAGCTTATGTAGAATTATTTGTTGATCATAAACCGTTGGTGCTAAAGGATTTTTTTGAGCTATTTAATCAAAACCTACCGCAAGATATCAGAGGTATAAGTGTACAGGAAACAGATGAGCATTTTAATATTATACAACATCCAAAAATTAAAGAGTATATATACTTGTTTTCCCACGGGAAAAAATTTCATCCGTTTAGTGCTCCTTTTATGTATAATATTATAGGAGATTTGGATATTAATAGTATGATGGAGGCAGCAAAACTATTTGAAGGGAGACATAATTTTAGATCTTATTGTCATAGACCTAATGCAAATACGATTTTACACGGAGAAATAATACAATGTGAAATTGTAAAAAATGATTTATATACAGCAAATTTTTTTCCAGATTCGAGTTATTTGTTTAGAGTAAAAGGAGAGGGTTTTAAAAGAAACCAAATAAGATTAATGATGGGGGTGTTATTAGATTTAGGCAAAGGTAAAGTGGATATAAATTTTATTAAGAAAACATTGAATCCTATGGAAGAAGAAATTACTTTAGAGCACATTGTTCCTGGTTCCGGGTTGATTTTAAATACTGTAAAGCTAAAAGAATAACTAAATGAAAGTAGTATCTACTAATATTGGAGAAACAAAAACGATTTCTTGGAGAGGAAAAGAAGTTAAAACGGGTATTTATAAATATCCAGTTGATGAACCTATTTATCTAGATAAAGAAGATGTAAAAGGTGATCACGTGGTAGATCGGCGTGTTCATGGAGGTGTAGATAAGGCTTGTTATTTATATGCTGCTGAACATTATCCATATTGGAAAGAAAAATACCCTGATCTAGATTGGGATTATGGTATGTTTGGAGAAAACCTTACGATTCTTGGGCTTGATGAACGATTGATTAATATTGGAAGTGTTTATACGTTAGGAGAAGCAATGGTACAAGTTTCGCAACCCAGACAACCTTGTTATAAATTGGGTGTGCGTTTCGGGACTCAAACGGTTTTAAAACAGTTTGTTGCAGCATTGATACCTGGTGTGTATCTTAGAGTTTTAACTCCAGGGATAGTACAAACTGGTGATGTACTTACTCCGCATGAAATACATACCGATGGGATATCAATCCAAGATATGTATAAGTTATTTTATGATCAAAATTCGCACGAAACTTTAGCTAAAAAAGCAATAAATGACCCTTTTGTTACTACTAACAATAAAAAGAATATCCTAAATAGATACGGTAGCTCAATTTCTTAACTGATTATGAATGTAAGAGTAATTGAAAACTTGATTATTGGTGCCGGGCCTGCTGGATTAGCAGTTGCGGGTCGTTTTATTAAACAAAATGTTCCTTTTGAAATA
This genomic interval carries:
- the cmk gene encoding (d)CMP kinase, whose translation is MNHKIIIAIDGYSSTGKSTVARQLARELGYIYVDTGAMYRAVTLYAMNQGYIDENTFDKDALIQNLHLINIRFEVSAITGLAEVFLNDVNVEKEIRTLKVSRQVSPVAAISSVRRKLVEQQQLMGKNRGIVMDGRDIGTVVFPNAELKLFMTATSKDRAERRYKELIERGEDVTYEDVLKNVVNRDHIDSTRKDSPLRKAEDAIEIDNSNLTLVEQFEQILTIAKKAIAKEKK
- a CDS encoding tRNA pseudouridine(38-40) synthase TruA, which codes for MFRKRYYYLIQLQYLGFRYHGWQKQPNVNTLQRMVERTINYVLETKDFKVLAAGRTDAKVSANEAYVELFVDHKPLVLKDFFELFNQNLPQDIRGISVQETDEHFNIIQHPKIKEYIYLFSHGKKFHPFSAPFMYNIIGDLDINSMMEAAKLFEGRHNFRSYCHRPNANTILHGEIIQCEIVKNDLYTANFFPDSSYLFRVKGEGFKRNQIRLMMGVLLDLGKGKVDINFIKKTLNPMEEEITLEHIVPGSGLILNTVKLKE
- a CDS encoding MOSC domain-containing protein, whose translation is MKVVSTNIGETKTISWRGKEVKTGIYKYPVDEPIYLDKEDVKGDHVVDRRVHGGVDKACYLYAAEHYPYWKEKYPDLDWDYGMFGENLTILGLDERLINIGSVYTLGEAMVQVSQPRQPCYKLGVRFGTQTVLKQFVAALIPGVYLRVLTPGIVQTGDVLTPHEIHTDGISIQDMYKLFYDQNSHETLAKKAINDPFVTTNNKKNILNRYGSSIS
- the porQ gene encoding type IX secretion system protein PorQ yields the protein MRRYIFLVIIFFTTLTYSQIGGRYTYQFLNLVSSPKQAALGGKYVTGYNMDPTSAMLNPATINIEMDNQLSINYVNYIADVNYGSVSYAKAFGEKQRVFHAGITYINYGKFDGFDEFGNETGDFGAGEVAISVGYGYTIPNSNFHVGASGKFISSKLEEYTSLGGALDLGLIYHNPESKFDFGFAVRNLGTQFTTYDNTREDLPLSVDMGIAQTLKNVPIRWNFTLENLQVWDVAFRNPARDITDLEGNVEADDPSFVNNALRHVVVGLEFFPESGFNIRLGYNFRRSEELRIEDQRSFAGLSGGFSLKLGKFRFAYSYARYNSAASSSTFGVNVNLQ
- a CDS encoding LysM peptidoglycan-binding domain-containing protein, translated to MVKAKYQDVLDLGQELNIQNGDVSEENGVLKVKGTANTQYEKNQLWDKIKEIGGEAPSDIVADIDVADGSVYHRHTVKSGESLSKIAKHYYKDPMKYKEIFAANTHILKNPDVIHPDQELIIPNL